A window of Chryseobacterium shandongense genomic DNA:
TTAAAAGAATATTTTAGAAATTCACTTGCGAAGCAAAATTGACAAGAAGTTATTCACTATTCACTTATAAAAGCCCCTTTCGGGCTTTTATTTTTGTCTAAAAAGTAAAAAAAACTTTCAAAAATTAATCTATATTTGTACTTATGGATTATAAACAGCTAATTATTCGCGGAATATCGTACAGCCAGACCCAATCAGGAGCGTACGCATTGTTATTGGAACATGAAGAAACACATATAAAATTACCTGTTGTTATAGGAAATTTCGAGGCACAATCCATTTCTCTTGGTCTGGAGAAAGATATACATCCGCCTCGTCCTCTTACGCACGACTTATTTACAAAATTCATCGTTTCTGCCAATTATGAACTCGTTTCCGTTATCATCTATCAGATTGTAGACGGCGTTTTCTTTTCCAATATTAACTTTAAAAATAAAGCAACAGAGGAAGAACTTATTCTTGATGCAAGAACTTCCGATGCAGTGGCAATGGCGGTAAGATTTGATGCGCCTATCTTTACCACACAGCAGGTTTTGAATGAAGCAGGAATTCTGCTCGAACTTGAAGACGTGTCTAAAGAAGAACAGGCATTTTCAGAGACAGTAGATACGGAAGATAACCTAAGATCGGTTTCAATGGAAGAGCTTCAGAAATTACTGGACGAAGCTGTGAAAGAAGAAGATTATGATACCGCTTTGGAAATTCAGGAAGAAATCAAGAGGAGGAAGAAGAAAATCGATTAAAAGATATTTATATAAAAGATGAATTTAAAATTACGACTTACCATCCTTAGTTTCCTTCAGTTCTTTGTTTGGGGAGCCTGGCTGATTACAATGGCCAATTTCTGGTTTGGGACAAAACATTGGGACGGTGCACAATTTGGAGCAGTTTTCGGAACAATGGGTATTGCTTCCATATTCATGCCTACCATTACCGGTATTATTGCCGACCGTTGGGTGAATGCAGAACGGATATTTGCAGCTTTACATATTCTTTACGGGATTGTTCTTTTCTTTTTGCCCCATTCGGCAGACCCGGATTCTTTTTTCTACGTTATGCTTTTAGCCATGTGCTTTTATATGCCTACAATTGCATTAGCCAATTCTATATCTTATACGGTACTTAAAAACAGTGAGCTGGATGTTGTGAAAGATTTCCCGCCGATCCGTGTCTGGGGAACCATCGGTTTTATAGTGGCCATGTGGATTACCAATCTTACCGGAAATAAAGCTACTGAAGGACAATTTTATATTGCGGGAGGTGTTGCGGTATTTCTTGGAATTTATGCGTTAACATTGCCTAAATGTCCACCTCAAAAATTAATTGATAAAAATGCTCCGCTCACCGAACAGCTGGGATTAAATGCTTTTAAATTATTTAAAGATTATAAAACGGCACTGTTCTTCTTATTCTCGATGTTATTGGGAGCAGCATTACAGCTTACTAATGCGTATGGTGATGTTTTCTTAAGCGAATTTGAACATTTTCCAAAATATGCAGATTCTTTCGTGGTAAAAAGGTCAACGATTATTATGTCGATATCTCAGGTATCTGAAACGTTGTTCATTTTAGCAATCCCTTTTTTCTTAAAGAAATTTGGAATTAAAAAAGTCATGCTCATGTCCATGATTGCTTGGGTATTAAGATTTGCATTCTTTGCTTATGGAATTCCTGAAGGATTCGGGTTAAGTCTGATTATCCTTTCCTGTATTGTTTACGGAATGGCATTCGATTTCTTTAATATCTCAGGGTCACTGTTTGTAGAAACGACCACGGATAAAAAAATCCGTTCTTCCGCTCAGGGATTATTTATGATGATGACCAATGGCTTTGGTGCCGTATTCGGAAGCTATGCTGCAGGATGGGCAATCGACAAATTCTTTACCCACAAATTTACCACATCATCTTCTTTATCGAATTACCTCGAAACTTCTCCGGACAATCCGACGTTTTTAGAAATTTTAAAGAAGAGTTTCAATTCGGCGGTAAACCCGGACGGAACACTTTCATCAGTTGTTATGGTTAAAGACTGGCATAATATCTGGCTTTCGTTTGCTGTCTATGCGCTAATTCTTGCAATTTTATTCGCTGTATTATTCAAGCACAAACACAATCCGCAGGAAATTTCGCAGGTTAAACATTAAATTATAACATTGATAACTAATATATTAAATTGCACTTCGTAAAAAAGTGCAATTTTTTTTATTTTTCAGACAACTATTTTAAACACATTCCGTCTTATAGATAGAAACAGATACATGAAGCATTTAGAAAAGAATTTCCAACAGGCAAAAAGACATGACCGGAAAGGGCAAAAGGCGCTTTACGAAATGTTTTCGGCAAAAATGCTCGCCATTGCAAATTCTTATGTCAATAATATTCATGACGCGGAAGATATTGTGATGAATTCTTTTTTTGTCTGTTTTTCGAAGATCGAAGAATGCAGGGAATGGAAAAGCTTTCCGTTCTGGCTGAGGAAAATTGTAGTTAATAATGCCATCAATTTTATCCGGAAAAGAAAAAATGTATTATACTCAAATGTAGAGATCAGCGAGATTGAGTATCACGATGAAGAATGGAATGAAGAGGTACAGGATATTAATCTCGAAGAAATTTTTTCTAAAATGCCCGATGGCTACAGGATTATTTTCAATCTCTATGTTTTTGAAGAAAAAAAGCATCATGAGATTGCGGAAATTCTTAATATTTCTGAAGGCACAAGCAAAAGCCAGCTAAGCAAATCCAAAAAATGGATTACTGATTTTTTAAAACAGAAAAAGGATGAAAAACAATATGCTAAATAACTTAAAATCCAGCTACGAAGAGCTTGAAATAAAACCTTCTTCCGATCTTTGGAGCAGATTGGATGAAAAACTTGATGATAAGCCGGAAAAAGTCTTGCAACATACTTTTCAATGGTGGAAATATGCGGCGGTAGTGTTGTTTTTCATTTCCGCAGGTGCTATTTTTTATTTTAATAGCGCGAAGAATACTTTCGATCATAAGGAAACAGACTATATCGTAAAAAAAAATCTGGAAAAGACAATTAATCCTATCAATCCGGAATTGCAAAATACTGAAAATTTCAAAGAAGCACAAGTAATAAATATTGCTAAAAAAGATAGTAAGCTTACCCGATATCAGAGAAAGAAAGCGGACTCATCCTTAAACGAGAATAAGATAGAAAAAATATTCAAACCCATAACTCCTGAAATTGAAATACAGAATCAGGTAGCGATACGACCCGAAAATACAGATATCACACCTGCTAAAATTGAAAACCACACACCGGTACTTGTACAGGAAAAATCGGCTAAGCCAACGTATATCAATTCAAACGAACTCTTGCTGGGAAGAGAATTTGATAAAGCGAGAGGAACTTCTCAAAAAAATGATATCAAATTCGGGATTTTTAACTTTGAGAAACCCAGACCCAAAGTGGAAAATGTAACAGTTCTCGGAGTAACCGTTTACGTAGATCCAAAATAAGAAATAAATACAATCTTATTTATAAATACATACTGGTCAGAAAATGTCCAGCGCTAAAATAATGCTTAAAAATAATCAATCATATGAAAACAAGAATTGCTTTAATGACCGCTTTGATGGCTTTTTCCTATGCATTTTCCCAGGAAAATCAATCCGAACAAAATTCCTTAACAGTTTATTCCAGAAAAATTGACAGCATAGTAGTTTCTGAAAAAATAAAAATGAATAAGGAGCTGGATGAGGTTGATAAAGACTTTAAAAAAAATAAAATAGGAGCTGATGAAAAACAGAAACTCAAAGCAGACATAGCCTCAAAATATGAACAATCTATTAATGAAAAAATAGACGCCCGAAAAACGGAATTTGAGGAAGCAACCCGCGAAATGGTGAAAGATGCCGTATTGAAACCCATCGATTCGCTGAGAAAAGATAAAAATCAAATTGTGATGGGACTTGGAGGGATAAAAATACGGATGGCCGAAGATAAAGTTACTCCTGCAGATTATCTGAAATCATGGGAATATTCCGTTGCAATTGTCGGAACAAGCTATACCACAAAAGATAAGCCTTTTGGGTTTTTAAACAACAGTTCGGAATTTAAGAATACGGTTCTCAATTCGGGAGTGTATGTTGCACGTTATGAAAGTCAGCTCGGAGGCTACAAAAGTCCGGTTTTTTATCGCATCGGACTGGGTTACCGTTGGGATCAGTCGAAGGCCAAATATGGAAGAACCTTTACTCAGGAAAATAAAATATTAGACATCAAAGACTTTACAAAAGGTAATTTGAAAGATACGCATATCAACAATCATTATATTTTTGTTCCTGCAGAATTAAAGTTTGTACTTAATCCTAAATATGTAGAGTATAACGGAACAGAATATCTGGACAACAAAGCCAGTCAGTTTACCATCGTGACCGGGATTTACGGAGGAGTAAGGATCGCCAGCAATATTTATAACCGCTACTCCAATGATTACAGCAAAAGAATTGTAGAAAGAGAAACCATCAATCACGGGGTTAATGATCTGATTTTCGGGGCGAAATTAGGAATAGGATATGCAGGATTTAATATTTTTGTTCAGAAGGATTTTACACCAGTCTTCAACAATAATACAACCCTAACTCATAAATACGGACTTCAGATTGGTATAGAAATAATGAACGTGAATTTTTGATTACATAATGATTCTAATTTTATATTACATAATAGTTAAATTTTTATTAATTGTATTATCATTCATGAATGATACTTGAGTAAAATTTACTTTTCAGACACACTTATTGTAAGTGTGTTTTTTTTTGTATTTTGGCACTTTAAGATTTATGAAAAATATTCAGTTATTAGGGTTGATATTGGTTGTGGCGGGAAGTTTTCTGCCGCTGGTTCATGTTCCTGTGATAGGAAACTGGAACTATTGGAAACTTGACCATTTTCTGGCCATTGCATGCTGGGTTTTTGCCGCAGGAGCGCTGTTCGGTATTGTCAACAACAGTACTAAAATAGCAAGAATTTTTGCCCTTCTATTAGTTCTGTTATTTTTATTTACGCTTTTTGCGGTGAAATTTCAGGCTGCACAGTATTTCAGCTTTATGCCCTTTAAATTATGGCAGGATAAGCTCGCGGGCATCGTAAAACTGAAATGGGGATGGATTGTTGAATTCTTAGGAGCTTTTATCATCATTT
This region includes:
- a CDS encoding RNA polymerase sigma factor gives rise to the protein MKHLEKNFQQAKRHDRKGQKALYEMFSAKMLAIANSYVNNIHDAEDIVMNSFFVCFSKIEECREWKSFPFWLRKIVVNNAINFIRKRKNVLYSNVEISEIEYHDEEWNEEVQDINLEEIFSKMPDGYRIIFNLYVFEEKKHHEIAEILNISEGTSKSQLSKSKKWITDFLKQKKDEKQYAK
- a CDS encoding nucleoside permease, producing MNLKLRLTILSFLQFFVWGAWLITMANFWFGTKHWDGAQFGAVFGTMGIASIFMPTITGIIADRWVNAERIFAALHILYGIVLFFLPHSADPDSFFYVMLLAMCFYMPTIALANSISYTVLKNSELDVVKDFPPIRVWGTIGFIVAMWITNLTGNKATEGQFYIAGGVAVFLGIYALTLPKCPPQKLIDKNAPLTEQLGLNAFKLFKDYKTALFFLFSMLLGAALQLTNAYGDVFLSEFEHFPKYADSFVVKRSTIIMSISQVSETLFILAIPFFLKKFGIKKVMLMSMIAWVLRFAFFAYGIPEGFGLSLIILSCIVYGMAFDFFNISGSLFVETTTDKKIRSSAQGLFMMMTNGFGAVFGSYAAGWAIDKFFTHKFTTSSSLSNYLETSPDNPTFLEILKKSFNSAVNPDGTLSSVVMVKDWHNIWLSFAVYALILAILFAVLFKHKHNPQEISQVKH
- a CDS encoding bifunctional nuclease family protein, whose amino-acid sequence is MDYKQLIIRGISYSQTQSGAYALLLEHEETHIKLPVVIGNFEAQSISLGLEKDIHPPRPLTHDLFTKFIVSANYELVSVIIYQIVDGVFFSNINFKNKATEEELILDARTSDAVAMAVRFDAPIFTTQQVLNEAGILLELEDVSKEEQAFSETVDTEDNLRSVSMEELQKLLDEAVKEEDYDTALEIQEEIKRRKKKID